The sequence AAATCACACTCGCTTCTCCCGATAGGGTTATGGAATGGGGGCAACGTACTCTTCCAAATGGTCAAGTTGTTGGAGAAGTTACTAAGCCAGAGACAATTAATTACCGCACATTAAAGCCTGAGATGGATGGCCTTTTTTGTGAGAAGATTTTTGGCCCTTCAAAGGATTGGGAATGTCATTGTGGAAAATATAAAAGAGTTAGACACCGTGGCATTGTTTGCGAGAGGTGTGGTGTTGAAGTCACGGAAAGCAGAGTCCGTAGACACAGAATGGGCTTTATCAAATTAGCTGCACCTGTCTCACATGTTTGGTATTTGAAGGGTATACCTAGTTATGTGGCTATTTTATTAGATATGCCATTAAGGGATGTTGAGCAAATTGTTTATTTTAACTGTTATGTAGTATTGGACCCAGGTGATCATAAAGACCTTAAGTATAAACAATTACTGACTGAAGACGAATGGCTAGAAATAGAAGATGAAATCTATGCGGAAGACTCTACAATTGAAAATGAACCAGTAGTTGGTATAGGTGCAGAGGCATTAAAGCAACTTTTAGAAGATCTAGAATTGTCTCAAGTGGCAGAACAATTGCGAGAAGAAATAGCTAATAGTAAGGGTCAAAAACGAGCAAAGCTTATTAAGCGTTTAAGGGTAATAGATAATTTTATTGCAACTAATGCAAGTCCTGATTGGATGGTTTTAGATGCGATTCCTGTTATACCTCCAGATTTACGACCAATGGTTCAATTAGATGGAGGTCGCTTTGCTACTTCTGATTTAAATGATCTCTATCGAAGGGTTATTAATCGCAATAATCGTTTAGCACGTTTACAGGAAATTCTTGCACCTGAAATTATCGTTCGAAATGAAAAGCGTATGCTTCAGGAAGCTGTTGATGCACTGATAGATAATGGACGACGAGGAAGAACTGTAGTTGGTGCAAATAGTCGACCGCTTAAGTCTCTGAGTGACATTATTGAGGGAAAACAAGGACGCTTCCGCCAAAACCTTCTTGGTAAACGAGTTGATTATTCCGGTAGATCAGTAATCGTTGTTGGCCCCAAATTAAAAATGCATCAATGTGGATTGCCTAAGGAAATGGCAATCGAATTATTTCAGCCTTTTGTGATTCATAGGCTGATTCGTCAGAACATTGTTAATAACATCAAAGCAGCTAAGAAGTTGATAAATCGTGCTGATGATGAGGTTATGCAGGTCTTGCAGGAGGTGATAGAGGGACATCCGATTTTGCTTAATAGAGCCCCTACTTTGCATCGCCTGGGTATTCAAGCTTTTGAGCCAAAGCTTGTAGCTGGTCGTGCAATACAACTACATCCTTTGGTCTGTCCAGCATTCAATGCTGATTTTGATGGAGATCAGATGGCGGTTCACGTCCCATTAGCTATTGAATCTCAGACAGAGGCACGTATGTTGATGTTGGCTAGTAATAACATCCTCTCACCCGCAACTGGAGATCCAATTGTTACGCCATCTCAAGATATGGTTCTTGGCTCTTACTATCTAACAGCTTTACAGCCAGATGCTTCGAAGCCGGAGTTTGGAGATCGCTCCAGTACTTTTTCAGGGCTTGAAGATGTTATTCATGCTTTTGAAGATAAGAGGATTAATTTGCATGATTGGGTTTGGGTTCGATTTAACGGTGAGGTTGAAGATGATGATGAGATCGATAAGCCCATTCTTGCGAATACTCTTGAAGACGGAACTCGCTTTGAACAGTGGACTTATCGACGAGACCGTTTAGATGAAGACGGTGCCCTAATAAGTCGCTACATACTCACCACTGTTGGGCGTGTTGTCATGAACTACACCATTATCGATGCAGTAGCTGCAGCCTGAGTTTTGTAAGAAAAAACTCTCACATCCTTTATTCACAAGTTCAGCGCTTATCAATTTAATGACTTCCTCTTCACCTAAATCCAGAAAAAAATCTGCTACTAAGTCCACTAGGGGCACCAAGAAGGGTTCTCGAGGATCGAAGAAGTCAGTTCAGGTAAGCGCTTCTCCAGCTCTTGCAAAGACTCCACCACCTTTCCGCAATCGAGTAGTTGATAAGAAAGGGCTTAAACAACTAGTTGCCTGGGCTTATAAGCATCACGGCACTGCTGCTACTGCAGCAATGGCTGACAACCTTAAAGATCTTGGATTTAGGTATGCGACACAGGCAGCTGTGTCTATTTCAGTTGAAGATTTAAAGGTTCCTGAAGCAAAACAAGATCTGTTAGGTCAAGCCGAAGAGCAAATTACTGCTACTGAGGAGTGCTATCGCCTTGGAGAGATAACTGAGGTCGAAAGACATACCAAGGTCATTGATACATGGACTGAAACCAATGAGCGCTTGGTGGATGCTGTCAAGAAGAACTTCAATCAGAACGACCCTCTGAATTCTGTTTGGATGATGGCTAATTCAGGCGCAAGAGGGAATATGTCTCAAGTTCGTCAGCTTGTTGGCATGCGAGGTCTGATGGCAAATCCTCAGGGTGAGATTATTGATCTCCCTATACGTACAAACTTTAGAGAAGGTTTAACAGTTACTGAATATGTGATTTCTTCTTATGGTGCTCGAAAAGGTTTGGTCGATACAGCCCTGCGCACTGCCGACTCAGGCTATCTAACTCGTCGACTTGTGGATGTTGCTCAAGATGTCATTGTTCGAGAGGAAGATTGTGGAACAACTAGAGCCATTTTGGTTAAAGCTGAAGATGGGAAATTTGGGAATCGTCTTGTAGGTCGACTTACTGCAGAACAAATTTTGGGATCTGATGGAGAAGTTTTAGCGGAACGTGATACGGCAATCGATCCACCTCTTTCTGCTCGTCTGGAAAAGGCTAATACAACTGGAGTAATGGTTCGCTCTCCACTCACATGTGAAGCCACTCGTTCAGTTTGTAGAAAGTGTTATGGATGGGCTTTGGCACATAACGAATTAGTTGATTTAGGCGAAGCAGTAGGCATCATTGCCGCGCAGTCAATTGGTGAACCTGGTACTCAACTCACTATGAGGACCTTCCATACGGGGGGTGTATCTACTGCTGAGACTGGAGTGGTCAGATCTACTGTTGCGGGGAAAGTGGAGTTTGGCCCCAAAGCTCGTGTACGAGGATATCGGACTCCTCATGGAGTTGAAGCCCAGCAAGCTGAGGTGAATTTCACTTTAAGTGTCAAGCCCTCAGGAAAGGCGAGGGGACAAAAGATTGAGATAACAAATGGCTCTTTGTTGTTTGTTGAAGATGGACAAGAGATTGAATCGGATGTAACTGTTGCACAGATTTCTGCAGGTGCAGTGAAGAAAAGCGTTGAAAAAGCTACTAAGGATGTTATTTGTGATTTAGCAGGACAAGTTAGATATGAGACTGCTATTCAGCCCAAGGAGGTAACTGATAGGCAAGGGAATATCACTCTTAAGGCGCAACGCTTGGGTCGTATGTGGGTGCTTGCTGGTGATGTGTATAACCTTCCTCCCAATGCCCAACCTGTAGTCAAAGGCAACGTCAAGGTTACAGAGGGTCAGGTTTTGGCAGAGGCTAGTCAAGCAAGTGAATTTGGTGGGGAGGTTCGTTTGCGTGACTCCATTGGAGATTCCAGAGAAGTGCAAATTGTTACCACTTCTATGACTCTAAAAGACTTTAAGTTGCTTGGGGAGTCAACGCATTCAGGGGAGATATGGCACCTAGAGGCGAAAGATGGCACCCATTATCGATTAAATACAATTCCTGGTAGCAAGATTGGTCATGGTGAAGTTGTAGCTGAGCTCGCTGATGATCGTTTCCGTACTAAGACTGGTGGCTTAGCAAAATTTGCTCCTGGTCTTTCTATTAAGAAAGCTCGCTCAGCTAAAAATGGTTATGAAGTAAGTAAAGGTGGCACTTTGCTTTGGATTCCGCAAGAGACTCATGAAATCAACAAGGACATCTCTCTTTTAATGATTAAAGATCGACAATGGATAGAAGCAGGGACTGAGGTAGTAAAAGATATTTTTAGTCAGACAGCAGGCATAGTTACTGTTACTCAGAAGAATGATATTTTGCGTGAAATTATTGTTCGTAGTGGAAGCTTTCATCTTTGTAATGAGGCTAAAGCGCTAGAGCGTTTTGATGGTGAGGGTCAGATGATTAACCCTGGGGAGACAATTGCCAAGGGAATTAAGACTGATGCAATAGTTTTTGTTCAGACGGTTGACACTCCAGAGGGCAAGGGCCTCTTACTGAGGCCAGTCGAGGAATACACCATTCCTAATGAGGCTCAGTTGCCTGAGCTTTCTCATGTAAAGCAACCTAAAGGTCCTCATTTGGGGCTAAAGGCTACTCAGCGACTGTCTTTTAAGGATGGCGAACTTATTAAATCTGTGGAGGGTGTGGAGTTACTGAAAACTCAGCTAAACCTTGAAACATTTGAAACTACGCCTCAAATGACCGTTGACGTGGAGGCCGTTCAAGATAAACGGGCTAAAACCATTGAAAGGTTGCGATTGGTAATTCTTGAGAGCATTCTTGTTCGTCGTGACACCATGTCAGATTCCAGCCATGGATCAACCCACACTGAACTACAGATAGAGGATAGACAGGAAGTAAAGGCGGGAGATGTCGTTGCGACTACACAAATCCTTTGTAAGCAGGAAGGCATTGCACAATTGCCGGATGTGCGAGAAGGAGACCCTATTCGCCGCCTCATAGTGGAACGAGCAGAAGATACAATTACTTTGACTACGAAGGGCACTCCTGTTGTTGAAGTAGGTCAGCGCTTTGTGGATGGTGAGTTTCTTGCAAAAGATGAGCGGGCTAATTGTTGTGGTGAAGTCGAGTCTGTTACGAGTAAGCAAATAACTCTTCGTCTTGGGAGGCCTTATATGGTTTCTCCTGATTCAGTGTTGCATGTTCGTGATGGAGATTTAGTCCAAAGAGGCGATGGCTTAGCTTTGT comes from Prochlorococcus sp. MIT 1307 and encodes:
- a CDS encoding DNA-directed RNA polymerase subunit gamma; this translates as MTNSNLRTENHFDYVKITLASPDRVMEWGQRTLPNGQVVGEVTKPETINYRTLKPEMDGLFCEKIFGPSKDWECHCGKYKRVRHRGIVCERCGVEVTESRVRRHRMGFIKLAAPVSHVWYLKGIPSYVAILLDMPLRDVEQIVYFNCYVVLDPGDHKDLKYKQLLTEDEWLEIEDEIYAEDSTIENEPVVGIGAEALKQLLEDLELSQVAEQLREEIANSKGQKRAKLIKRLRVIDNFIATNASPDWMVLDAIPVIPPDLRPMVQLDGGRFATSDLNDLYRRVINRNNRLARLQEILAPEIIVRNEKRMLQEAVDALIDNGRRGRTVVGANSRPLKSLSDIIEGKQGRFRQNLLGKRVDYSGRSVIVVGPKLKMHQCGLPKEMAIELFQPFVIHRLIRQNIVNNIKAAKKLINRADDEVMQVLQEVIEGHPILLNRAPTLHRLGIQAFEPKLVAGRAIQLHPLVCPAFNADFDGDQMAVHVPLAIESQTEARMLMLASNNILSPATGDPIVTPSQDMVLGSYYLTALQPDASKPEFGDRSSTFSGLEDVIHAFEDKRINLHDWVWVRFNGEVEDDDEIDKPILANTLEDGTRFEQWTYRRDRLDEDGALISRYILTTVGRVVMNYTIIDAVAAA
- a CDS encoding DNA-directed RNA polymerase subunit beta', producing MTSSSPKSRKKSATKSTRGTKKGSRGSKKSVQVSASPALAKTPPPFRNRVVDKKGLKQLVAWAYKHHGTAATAAMADNLKDLGFRYATQAAVSISVEDLKVPEAKQDLLGQAEEQITATEECYRLGEITEVERHTKVIDTWTETNERLVDAVKKNFNQNDPLNSVWMMANSGARGNMSQVRQLVGMRGLMANPQGEIIDLPIRTNFREGLTVTEYVISSYGARKGLVDTALRTADSGYLTRRLVDVAQDVIVREEDCGTTRAILVKAEDGKFGNRLVGRLTAEQILGSDGEVLAERDTAIDPPLSARLEKANTTGVMVRSPLTCEATRSVCRKCYGWALAHNELVDLGEAVGIIAAQSIGEPGTQLTMRTFHTGGVSTAETGVVRSTVAGKVEFGPKARVRGYRTPHGVEAQQAEVNFTLSVKPSGKARGQKIEITNGSLLFVEDGQEIESDVTVAQISAGAVKKSVEKATKDVICDLAGQVRYETAIQPKEVTDRQGNITLKAQRLGRMWVLAGDVYNLPPNAQPVVKGNVKVTEGQVLAEASQASEFGGEVRLRDSIGDSREVQIVTTSMTLKDFKLLGESTHSGEIWHLEAKDGTHYRLNTIPGSKIGHGEVVAELADDRFRTKTGGLAKFAPGLSIKKARSAKNGYEVSKGGTLLWIPQETHEINKDISLLMIKDRQWIEAGTEVVKDIFSQTAGIVTVTQKNDILREIIVRSGSFHLCNEAKALERFDGEGQMINPGETIAKGIKTDAIVFVQTVDTPEGKGLLLRPVEEYTIPNEAQLPELSHVKQPKGPHLGLKATQRLSFKDGELIKSVEGVELLKTQLNLETFETTPQMTVDVEAVQDKRAKTIERLRLVILESILVRRDTMSDSSHGSTHTELQIEDRQEVKAGDVVATTQILCKQEGIAQLPDVREGDPIRRLIVERAEDTITLTTKGTPVVEVGQRFVDGEFLAKDERANCCGEVESVTSKQITLRLGRPYMVSPDSVLHVRDGDLVQRGDGLALLVFERQKTGDIVQGLPRIEELLEARRPRDSAILAKKPGVVDIKQEEDGESITVTVIESDDSISEYPILLGRNAMVSNSQQVMAGELLTDGPINPHELLDCFFSDLRDRKPLMEAAQEAIAKLQHRLVTEVQNVYKSQGVSIHDKHIEVIVRQMTSKVRIEDAGDTTLLPGELIELRQVEDTNQAMSITGGAPAEFTPVLLGITKASLNTDSFISAASFQETTRVLTEAAIEGKSDWLRGLKENVIIGRLIPAGTGFSGFVEELRAEAGPHPDILAEDPAGYRRMQNLRPDYTVEMPASPVVAASSTAVLDDPSAEDLEATRSRHGIDPSVSNFAAFARPTGEDELPEDQMMPDPAALEGLQEEGLLSDE